From the genome of Saccharomyces kudriavzevii IFO 1802 strain IFO1802 genome assembly, chromosome: 16:
TCAATGGAGGTGCAGTATCCGCTCAATCTTAGCCCCACTGCGGCGGCCCCCCCGCCCTCAGAGGTACTGTTATCGGCTTTTCCTCCGAGATCTATACCAAATATAACCTTCAAACATAATGATTCGGCCGACTTCCAAACTCGGAAACTTATGGACAACTACAACTTTAGACCGAATAATACTACTACTAATAACACTAATActaattcatttttttcgccATACTCTACATCAGTTTCCAGTACAGAAGTAAGACCGGTCATTTTCCCTCAGCACCAACAAGCATTCAGACAGCAGCCGAATGACAATAACAACACTAATGAACACAACACCGCTAATGACAACGGTAAGATCAAGAGCTTCAAGAATAATGACGACAACAATAACAGCAATGACAACAAAAAGACACCGGTGACCCTATCAGACTCTGATCTCTTGATCAATACCAACAAGAAAAGGCTCAGTGTCGATTACATACTGACATGACTGAACTAACGTAATGAACCTACAATATATTCCCttaaatataaatatttcGTAACAAATATAATCATTAATATGCCCAAACAAGGTGCACGCAATCTATTCTACATTTATGTTTGCTTTTATGTTCCGTGCGAAACTTGAAGAATTCGTTATCACTCGAATGTAGAAACAAAGGAAATGACACAAACATAGACGTCgttcttttatatatgtcCATCATTGACAAGACACTAGAGCGCAGCCGTGCAAGCCACACCCTGCCGTTTCCGTTCCTCCCCCCCAGTCCGATTGACCGCAGGAATTTATGCAGCGGATGCAACCTTGCGCTGGACAAGACGAAGCAACGACGCAACGTCTTGTCCTTGTACGTCCATTTATGCCTGGGCATATATTCTGTTTCTGTCACTATGGCTATCCTGGGTCCTGGGTATTACCCTCACACGCTTCCCCCGttaaatgaaataataagaaaaagaaaagaaagaagctTTTTATCTCTACCCATCAAAACAATGAAGCCTTTCCTTGGCCCGACCCTGACAGACAAAACAACATATATGATCAGTCTTCTCTGATACACGAAATGATGCCCTATAACACCCCTCCAAACATCCAAGAACCCATGAATCTCGCAAGCAATGGTACCTTCGGTATCATCCCAGATACACTCAGTTTCCAGAATTTCAAGTATGATCGTCTTCAGCAGCAACCGCAAGCGCAACCGCAGCAGCGTGCACCTCAGttacaacagcaacagcaacaacaacaaccaATAAGCCCGCCTTTATTCTTGGCAGGCACCAGGACAAACTCAAACCTTAGTAAGAGTATCAACACCAACACCGTCCCTCCACTGCGTTTTAGTGGATCATCCCAGCATTACACTATCCCGGATATAGATCACTCTTCCATCATATACAAGAACAACATCTGCAAATCCTTTAAAGATGATTTATTCTTCTGTCCAAGATCTTTGCTCTCTTTAGAAGAGCAACGAGCATGCGAAAAAATGGATAGACTGACCGCTGAACAGATGTCACTACACCACCAGAATGCACACCCCAGTTCCAACCCGGACTCGctatcttcttctccaCCAACTTCTGCGTCTTCCATATTCAACTCTAGACCAAAATTCAACCCTTACACTTCTCAGAGTTTTAATCCTCTGGAAAGTGTTCGAGAATGATCGAATAAGAACAActtaccttttttttgcatattccttatttttatcaattgtATCCATGTCACATTCCATTATATCATATCATATCATATCGTATCATATCATGCCGTTTCATGAactgtttatttttttttaattatCGGCTTTTTCTATTTATGATAGTTTACTATTCATTCAGTGTACGTAGataaaaagagaagagtTTTATCTGCAAGCAGCACTCAAGACGTATATACTAAGCACTTCAGGGCTCATATAACCATATTCTTTTAAAAATACATGTCATTTCCAGTGTCTTCGCAGACATTCTAACGCTAGGCGTACAAGAAACCTTAAGCTTGTTTTCCGTAAGACCCTTTTGAAACCATTCTTATCGTTAATGTCGATAGCTCTGTTGTAAAGATGGACTTCAGTCTCTGCTTGTCAAATATGTCGTGTTAAATGacaatattttatttttctacCTACTTTTGGCTAGTTACGGTGTAAATTATTGGCaataaaggaaaagttCACTAATGCATATGTGTTGTAATTATAGACAAATGAGAACGAACCTTAAGACGGCGAGTTCATCACTAAAAGGCCCCTGCAGAGAATAGCTAGTGCTATAATTCACAAAATACCTACTATACCCCTGAGTTTGGGCGTCACTTTCTTATTATAATCCTTGAATTCAATTGTCAGCTTCCCACTCTTCCATTATGAGTTATACTGACAATCCTCCTCAAACAAAGAGAGCTTTATCGTTAGACGATTTAGTCAACCACGACGAGAACGAAAAGGTTAAActacaaaaattaaatgaaGCGGCAGATGCAACCATGCCTGTTGCAGGAAACGCAGAACCTAGCTCAAATCAACCTGCTGCAATTGGCAATTCTAAGGAGAACGTTGGCGGTGATTCCAACAAGCAAAAACCTACGGCACGCAAGTCATCGGCTGATGACGAAGAGACAGATACAGATGATGATGTGGGTACAAGTGGAGAGATTAATTTTGATTCAGGTATGGATTTTGACTACGATAGACAGCATAGAAACCTATCCCCTAAGGGATTGCCTCTCACGGACGGTGCGACCGACCCTGAAGCCAAGCTAGAAAAATCTTCAGATGAATCAATACTCTCCAACGTCAGGATTGACGAAGAACGCGGGATACCGAAACACACCAGCGGCGAAAATACTGCAAGCAATACTACAATTCAAAGAGCACCACAGGAGCAGAAAATACCGGGAGCTACGGTCAAGaaggaggaagaaaagaatgcaGCAGTCAGCAATATTTTTGAGGAAAAAGCTACTTTACAAtccaaaaagaacaatatCAAGAGGGATTTAGAAGTTCTTAATGAAATATC
Proteins encoded in this window:
- the SKDI16G0490 gene encoding uncharacterized protein (similar to Saccharomyces cerevisiae YMR181C and YPL229W; ancestral locus Anc_6.255); translated protein: MMPYNTPPNIQEPMNLASNGTFGIIPDTLSFQNFKYDRLQQQPQAQPQQRAPQLQQQQQQQQPISPPLFLAGTRTNSNLSKSINTNTVPPLRFSGSSQHYTIPDIDHSSIIYKNNICKSFKDDLFFCPRSLLSLEEQRACEKMDRLTAEQMSLHHQNAHPSSNPDSLSSSPPTSASSIFNSRPKFNPYTSQSFNPLESVRE